Proteins encoded within one genomic window of Bacillus sp. F19:
- a CDS encoding ADP-ribosylglycohydrolase family protein, with translation MIPGDYLERVYVGFLGMNIGIRLGAPVEPLEWTFERIEDVYGDIKGYLKEYNTFSADDDANGPAFFIRALYDDAADRELTAEDVGRAWLNYTRQGIGMFWWGGEGISTEHTAYLNLQRGILPPQSGSADQNGLTLAEQIGGQIFVDTWGLLFPGDSEKAADYAAKAASVSHDKNGIYGARFIAACIAEAFHAESIPEIISNALKTIPSDSTYAKVVNEVIDFHWEHPEDFRACRMFLEENWGYDKYPGVCHIIPNAGVCILALLYGNGSFERTIEIAAMCGWDTDCNAGKIGTIAGVWNGIEKIPNHYRKPINDFIVLSSVSGYLNIMDIPTFAKELALLGYRVSKQQAPSGLLKSFKEEHIYFDFTLSGSTHGFQTNFPFKTFIRHSNEIGYETNGALEIFIDRMIEGEASKVFYKPFHRRKDFNDEKYKPSFAPKACSGQKVSMQIYCDKWQGEDFFVTPYVRNTFNEGDIKLQPIRLINQAWNDIVFIIPETDGAIIDEVGVMIESPSPLLNRSFGKLFIDEFQISGKANYKIDFSKQAIEFQSVTPFAHHKGEASLEHRKMRCKSEDECSSFTGNYYAKNYKFAAAVQPLSGVQHMMILRAEGIFRHYKAGFDGQNKVSLVLTDFGMKRLIEVPYKWTAGVEYWFEASCEGDMIEFFINGKRIFQVEDDRFKRGMFGFSVLGKGEALLSDIEVKEL, from the coding sequence TTGATTCCTGGAGATTATCTTGAGCGTGTGTATGTAGGGTTTCTTGGAATGAATATTGGAATAAGGCTCGGAGCGCCGGTTGAGCCTTTGGAATGGACATTTGAGAGAATCGAAGATGTGTATGGTGATATAAAAGGATATCTTAAAGAATATAACACCTTTTCTGCCGATGATGATGCGAACGGACCAGCTTTTTTTATCAGGGCTCTATATGACGATGCAGCTGACCGTGAGCTGACGGCCGAAGATGTCGGACGCGCATGGCTGAACTACACCCGCCAAGGGATCGGGATGTTCTGGTGGGGAGGAGAAGGGATCAGCACGGAGCATACGGCATATCTGAATTTGCAGAGAGGAATTCTGCCTCCTCAATCAGGATCTGCAGATCAAAATGGTTTAACGCTTGCGGAACAGATCGGCGGGCAAATTTTTGTCGATACTTGGGGGCTGCTTTTTCCGGGAGACAGCGAAAAAGCGGCTGATTATGCAGCCAAGGCGGCAAGTGTCTCGCACGACAAGAATGGTATATACGGTGCGAGATTTATTGCTGCATGTATTGCGGAGGCCTTTCATGCAGAGAGTATCCCGGAAATCATTTCAAATGCTTTAAAAACCATTCCGTCTGACAGCACCTACGCCAAAGTCGTTAACGAAGTAATTGATTTTCATTGGGAGCATCCCGAAGACTTCAGAGCCTGCAGAATGTTTTTGGAGGAGAACTGGGGGTACGATAAATATCCGGGTGTCTGTCATATTATTCCTAATGCAGGTGTTTGCATTCTTGCGCTTTTATACGGAAATGGAAGCTTTGAAAGAACGATCGAAATCGCAGCCATGTGCGGCTGGGATACAGATTGCAATGCAGGCAAGATCGGGACGATTGCAGGAGTATGGAATGGAATTGAAAAAATACCGAATCATTATAGGAAGCCGATCAATGATTTTATTGTACTATCAAGTGTCTCGGGATATTTGAACATCATGGATATTCCTACATTTGCAAAAGAGCTTGCCCTGCTCGGCTATAGGGTGTCAAAGCAGCAGGCTCCAAGCGGTTTGCTGAAAAGCTTCAAAGAAGAGCACATCTATTTCGACTTTACCCTTTCAGGATCGACGCACGGCTTTCAAACAAATTTTCCTTTCAAGACATTCATCAGACACAGCAATGAAATCGGTTATGAAACAAATGGGGCCCTCGAAATATTCATTGACCGGATGATAGAAGGCGAAGCAAGCAAGGTATTCTATAAGCCTTTTCACAGAAGAAAAGACTTTAATGATGAGAAGTATAAACCGTCGTTTGCCCCTAAAGCCTGCAGCGGCCAAAAGGTCAGCATGCAGATTTATTGTGACAAGTGGCAGGGTGAAGATTTTTTTGTCACTCCGTATGTGAGAAATACGTTTAATGAAGGGGACATCAAGCTTCAGCCTATCAGGCTGATCAATCAAGCGTGGAACGATATAGTGTTTATTATTCCAGAGACAGACGGCGCAATCATCGATGAGGTCGGAGTGATGATAGAAAGTCCATCTCCGCTTTTAAACCGGTCATTTGGGAAGCTATTTATAGATGAGTTTCAGATATCAGGAAAGGCGAATTATAAAATAGATTTCAGCAAACAGGCAATAGAGTTCCAATCTGTCACACCTTTTGCCCATCACAAGGGTGAAGCAAGCCTCGAACACAGAAAAATGAGGTGCAAGTCTGAAGATGAGTGCTCTTCTTTTACAGGGAATTATTATGCCAAAAACTATAAGTTCGCAGCCGCTGTTCAGCCGCTCAGCGGCGTTCAGCACATGATGATCCTCAGGGCGGAGGGAATCTTCCGGCATTACAAAGCCGGGTTTGACGGGCAGAATAAGGTTTCTTTGGTCTTAACCGATTTTGGCATGAAAAGACTGATAGAAGTGCCATATAAGTGGACCGCTGGGGTGGAGTACTGGTTTGAAGCAAGCTGTGAGGGAGACATGATTGAGTTTTTCATAAACGGCAAACGGATTTTCCAAGTGGAAGATGATCGCTTCAAGCGGGGAATGTTTGGATTTTCTGTCCTTGGAAAAGGCGAAGCTCTTCTGTCAGATATAGAAGTGAAGGAACTATAG
- a CDS encoding LacI family transcriptional regulator: MREKKVTIRDVARKADVSVATISRYLNKKGYVSHATEKRIQSVMENLNYKPNEIARGLARQKTNTIALFIPDLSNPFFPKLVQAIEKEAARKGYKIILVPAGFKEMTGVFMWESFENMYIDGFIFAPYQLKEKSIKLLKEKKIPFVIVDRAANVTSANSVAVDHYTGAKLAVCHLLDVGCRKIIHIGGPKQLIPSNERLRGYADSVKQFSREHPVIHYEGDYSLESGRLLTKVALKQHPDADGFFLGNDLMAIGCLKMLKTLRRKIPEEIAIAGFDGIDLTTLVEPEITTIEQPVYEIGLAAAGKLIQLIEEKTGGNEAFPKLALKLLARASTLGFKGKTISKGEGQ, from the coding sequence TTGAGGGAGAAGAAAGTAACCATTCGGGATGTGGCAAGGAAAGCGGATGTTTCAGTTGCCACCATTTCCAGATATCTGAATAAAAAAGGATATGTCAGCCATGCAACAGAAAAAAGAATTCAGTCTGTCATGGAGAATTTGAATTATAAACCAAATGAAATTGCAAGAGGTCTTGCCAGGCAAAAAACGAATACAATTGCCCTGTTTATTCCTGATCTCAGCAACCCTTTCTTTCCCAAGCTTGTTCAAGCAATCGAAAAAGAAGCAGCCCGCAAAGGATACAAAATAATCCTGGTGCCTGCCGGTTTTAAGGAAATGACGGGTGTCTTTATGTGGGAAAGCTTTGAAAATATGTATATTGACGGGTTTATTTTCGCTCCCTATCAGCTTAAGGAGAAATCAATTAAGCTTCTGAAGGAAAAGAAGATTCCATTTGTGATTGTTGACCGTGCAGCCAATGTAACATCCGCAAACTCAGTGGCAGTCGATCATTATACAGGTGCAAAGCTTGCAGTCTGCCACCTGTTGGATGTCGGCTGCAGAAAGATTATTCACATAGGCGGACCGAAACAGCTCATTCCATCAAATGAGAGGCTGAGAGGTTATGCGGATAGTGTAAAGCAATTTTCCAGGGAGCACCCTGTGATTCATTATGAAGGTGATTACAGTCTTGAAAGCGGGAGGCTGCTGACTAAGGTGGCGCTGAAGCAGCATCCTGATGCAGATGGATTTTTTCTCGGAAACGATTTAATGGCAATTGGCTGTTTGAAAATGCTGAAGACTCTTAGGAGAAAGATCCCTGAAGAGATTGCTATTGCCGGTTTTGACGGAATTGACCTCACGACCCTTGTAGAGCCCGAGATTACAACGATTGAGCAGCCTGTGTATGAAATTGGACTGGCTGCAGCAGGCAAGCTTATTCAATTAATTGAAGAGAAAACAGGAGGGAATGAGGCATTTCCGAAGCTTGCATTAAAACTTCTGGCAAGAGCCTCCACACTTGGTTTTAAGGGAAAGACCATCAGTAAAGGAGAGGGACAATGA
- a CDS encoding ADP-ribosylglycohydrolase family protein — protein MTERMLEKIEGVLYGGAIGDAMGSPTEGLLPEVIREKFGVVTSFREPASDAWKEPGNMRPLEKGNGHITDDTLMVEALLKVYEKKRRHLTAYDIAEELVEEIAEKKVYIPELRKEAPIITRLYYPEQYLFLRHRLANADPREAGIGNMVNCGAAMYMSPVGMMNAGDPERAYHEAIDLAGAHQTSYGREAAGVMAAAVAEGMSENATVQSILKAARTLAKDGTKLAIEAALGAAAVHLDVLEAREDLRRAIEPFDTVKTFSDRKKQGKGNANTPSRIHSIEELPIALALFLVAGGDTMKTIIGGVNYGHDSDSIASMGGAIAGSLNGKSSLPEELMKELDAVNKRSFKELSKTAYETAMTVIKNDKAYFEKRINRIGL, from the coding sequence ATGACGGAGCGGATGCTTGAAAAAATAGAAGGTGTTCTTTATGGCGGTGCTATCGGTGATGCAATGGGTTCACCGACAGAGGGGCTGCTGCCTGAAGTAATCAGGGAGAAATTCGGTGTTGTAACATCATTTCGGGAGCCGGCAAGTGATGCGTGGAAGGAACCAGGCAACATGAGGCCTCTCGAAAAGGGAAACGGACACATAACGGATGACACATTAATGGTAGAGGCGCTGCTTAAGGTATATGAAAAAAAGCGAAGGCATTTAACAGCTTATGATATAGCAGAAGAACTAGTGGAGGAAATAGCTGAAAAGAAGGTCTACATTCCTGAGCTGCGGAAGGAAGCGCCTATTATTACAAGACTTTATTATCCAGAGCAGTATCTCTTTCTAAGGCACAGGCTTGCAAATGCAGATCCCCGAGAAGCGGGCATCGGCAATATGGTGAACTGCGGAGCTGCCATGTATATGAGTCCTGTCGGAATGATGAATGCAGGAGATCCTGAACGAGCCTATCACGAAGCAATTGATCTTGCCGGGGCTCATCAAACAAGCTACGGCAGGGAAGCAGCCGGTGTAATGGCAGCTGCTGTTGCTGAAGGCATGAGCGAAAACGCGACAGTGCAAAGTATTCTAAAAGCGGCACGGACGCTCGCTAAAGACGGTACAAAGCTTGCCATTGAGGCAGCGCTGGGTGCAGCAGCTGTCCATTTGGATGTTCTCGAAGCAAGAGAGGATCTAAGACGGGCTATTGAACCTTTCGATACAGTGAAAACTTTTTCTGATCGTAAAAAGCAGGGAAAAGGAAATGCCAACACACCGAGCAGAATTCATTCCATTGAGGAATTGCCGATAGCCCTGGCTTTATTTTTGGTAGCAGGAGGAGACACGATGAAGACGATCATAGGCGGTGTGAATTACGGCCATGATTCAGATTCTATCGCAAGCATGGGCGGAGCGATCGCAGGATCATTAAATGGAAAATCCTCATTGCCTGAAGAGCTTATGAAGGAACTTGATGCTGTTAATAAACGTTCGTTCAAAGAACTATCAAAGACAGCATATGAAACAGCCATGACTGTGATCAAGAATGACAAAGCTTATTTTGAAAAGAGGATAAACAGGATCGGCTTATAA
- a CDS encoding Rrf2 family transcriptional regulator, whose amino-acid sequence MRLTNYTDYSLRVLIYLATKEKDNLSNIKEIAEAYQISKNHLMKVTYELGKLNVIETIRGRGGGIRLAKDPSEINIGFIVRQTEDDFSLVECFDPGRNACTISPACTLKGVLHKALQAYFEVLDGYTLADLVKNKPMLVRLLNNT is encoded by the coding sequence ATGCGATTAACAAACTATACAGATTATTCTTTGCGGGTGCTGATTTATCTGGCAACAAAAGAAAAAGATAATCTATCCAATATAAAAGAAATAGCAGAAGCCTATCAAATCTCAAAAAATCATTTAATGAAAGTAACCTATGAGCTTGGCAAATTAAATGTAATTGAAACGATAAGAGGTCGGGGCGGCGGCATTCGTCTGGCGAAAGATCCTTCAGAAATCAATATCGGGTTCATTGTCCGTCAAACCGAAGACGACTTCAGCCTTGTGGAATGCTTCGATCCTGGACGAAATGCATGTACGATATCCCCTGCCTGCACATTAAAAGGGGTGCTTCATAAAGCGCTGCAGGCCTACTTTGAAGTACTTGACGGATATACGCTTGCAGACCTGGTTAAAAACAAACCGATGCTGGTTCGATTATTAAATAACACGTGA
- the hmpA gene encoding NO-inducible flavohemoprotein yields the protein MLTQKTIEIIQSTVPVLEEKGVEITSAFYKNLFESHPELLNIFNHANQKKGRQQTALANTVYAAAKHIHQLHMILPAVKQIAHKHRSLGVKAEHYPIVGEHLLKAIKQVLGNAATPEIINAWAEAYGVIADVFIEAEKELYDGADWSGFKPFKVVRIEKESESISSFYLESKDGLPAFKPGQYISVRVSIPGETYTMNRQYSLSGSKDMPHLRISVKREGGPETEAGKVSNYLHDHIAVGDKIEISAPAGEFTLSEAAETPVTFISGGVGITPFMSMLRTIAVEQTEREVTFVHATQNSSTHAFVKETASLGAKLPNSRMFAFYSSPLNQDLTDLCFYKEGLISKDDLERILENKEGDFYICGPVLFMKAMIQNLLSLGVENEKIHYEFFGPAMDLKTDVQTVS from the coding sequence ATGCTTACTCAAAAAACAATCGAAATTATTCAATCTACTGTTCCCGTATTAGAAGAAAAAGGTGTAGAAATCACATCTGCTTTCTACAAAAATCTATTTGAAAGCCATCCTGAGCTGCTGAATATTTTCAATCATGCCAATCAGAAAAAAGGAAGACAGCAGACTGCCCTTGCAAATACGGTATATGCTGCAGCAAAACACATTCATCAGCTTCATATGATACTGCCGGCAGTGAAACAAATTGCACATAAGCATAGAAGTCTAGGAGTAAAAGCGGAACACTATCCAATTGTTGGAGAACATTTGCTTAAGGCCATAAAACAAGTTCTCGGAAATGCTGCAACGCCTGAAATCATAAATGCCTGGGCTGAAGCATATGGCGTCATTGCCGATGTTTTTATCGAAGCGGAAAAAGAATTATATGATGGCGCAGATTGGTCTGGATTCAAGCCTTTTAAAGTCGTGCGCATTGAGAAAGAAAGTGAATCGATCTCTTCTTTCTATTTAGAGTCAAAAGATGGCCTGCCAGCTTTCAAGCCAGGCCAGTACATTTCCGTAAGAGTCAGCATTCCGGGAGAAACGTATACGATGAACAGACAATATAGTTTGTCAGGCAGCAAAGATATGCCGCATTTAAGAATTTCAGTAAAACGAGAAGGCGGTCCAGAGACTGAAGCAGGGAAGGTGTCCAATTATCTTCATGATCATATAGCAGTCGGAGATAAAATCGAAATCAGTGCTCCTGCCGGTGAATTTACATTAAGTGAGGCTGCTGAAACACCTGTCACATTTATTAGCGGAGGAGTAGGCATCACTCCATTTATGAGTATGCTGCGCACTATTGCAGTTGAACAGACAGAGCGGGAAGTGACGTTTGTCCATGCAACACAAAACAGCAGCACACATGCATTTGTAAAAGAAACAGCATCATTAGGTGCGAAGCTGCCTAACAGCAGAATGTTTGCCTTTTACAGCAGCCCGTTAAATCAGGATTTGACAGATCTATGCTTTTATAAAGAAGGCTTAATTTCTAAGGATGATTTGGAGCGTATTCTGGAGAATAAAGAAGGAGATTTCTATATTTGCGGACCTGTGTTATTCATGAAAGCAATGATTCAAAATCTGCTGTCTCTAGGGGTTGAAAATGAAAAGATCCACTATGAATTCTTTGGGCCGGCAATGGACTTAAAGACAGACGTTCAAACCGTTTCTTAA
- a CDS encoding SpoVR family protein translates to MNEAYRKSLEYAIAEITEIADGFGLDYYPMRYEICPADIIYTFGAYGMPTRFSHWSFGKQFFKMKLHYDLGLSKIYELVINSDPCYAFLLDTNSLIQNKLIVAHVLAHCDFFKNNSRFQNTKRDMVESMAATAERIKQYEIDYGRAEVETFLDAVLAIQEHIDPSLMRPKLSWTMGDAEEEDVKKASPYDDLWNLDDKEKPKGAPPKKNKKFPPSPEKDILLFIEEYSRDLEDWQRDILTMMREEMLYFWPQLETKIMNEGWASFWHQRILRELDLTTDESIEFAKLNAGVVQPSRTGINPYYLGLKIFEDIEERYNNPTEDMKRRGVEPNSGREKMFEVREVESDLSFIRNYLTKDLVTREDMYLFQKQGRDYKVVDKVWENVRDQLINMRVNGGFPYITVNDGDYLKNNELYLKHWYEDIELDLKYLEKVLPYIHQLWGRAVHMESILEGKPVLFTYDGKAIHRKYL, encoded by the coding sequence GTGAACGAAGCCTACCGGAAATCACTGGAATATGCCATTGCGGAAATCACGGAAATTGCAGATGGATTTGGACTTGACTATTATCCGATGCGGTATGAAATTTGTCCTGCTGATATCATTTATACATTTGGTGCTTACGGAATGCCGACCCGTTTTTCACACTGGAGCTTCGGAAAACAATTCTTCAAAATGAAGCTTCACTATGACCTTGGATTAAGCAAAATCTACGAATTGGTCATCAATTCGGATCCATGCTATGCGTTTTTGCTTGATACCAACTCCCTGATTCAAAATAAATTAATTGTGGCTCACGTCCTTGCCCACTGTGACTTTTTCAAAAATAACAGCAGGTTTCAAAATACGAAGCGCGATATGGTTGAAAGCATGGCTGCCACAGCCGAACGGATTAAACAATATGAAATTGATTATGGCAGAGCAGAGGTAGAGACATTCTTGGATGCGGTGCTTGCGATTCAGGAGCATATCGATCCGTCCTTAATGCGGCCAAAGCTCTCCTGGACAATGGGAGATGCTGAGGAGGAGGATGTTAAAAAGGCTTCTCCGTATGATGATTTGTGGAATTTGGATGATAAGGAAAAGCCAAAAGGGGCTCCTCCAAAAAAGAATAAAAAGTTTCCGCCATCACCTGAAAAGGACATCCTGCTGTTTATAGAAGAATACAGCAGGGACCTGGAAGACTGGCAGCGCGATATCCTCACGATGATGCGGGAGGAAATGCTCTATTTCTGGCCGCAGCTCGAAACAAAAATCATGAACGAAGGCTGGGCATCCTTCTGGCATCAGCGGATTCTGAGAGAGCTTGACCTAACCACAGATGAATCCATTGAATTTGCAAAGCTGAATGCAGGCGTCGTTCAGCCGTCACGGACTGGCATTAATCCATATTATTTAGGACTTAAAATTTTTGAAGACATCGAAGAACGCTACAACAATCCCACAGAAGACATGAAAAGACGCGGGGTAGAGCCTAACTCTGGCCGAGAAAAAATGTTTGAAGTGCGGGAAGTCGAATCTGACTTGTCGTTTATTCGAAATTATTTGACAAAGGATCTTGTCACTAGAGAAGACATGTATCTCTTTCAAAAGCAGGGAAGAGATTACAAGGTTGTCGATAAAGTGTGGGAAAATGTCCGGGACCAGTTAATCAACATGCGTGTAAATGGAGGGTTCCCGTACATTACAGTGAACGATGGGGATTATCTTAAGAATAATGAACTTTACTTGAAGCACTGGTACGAAGATATTGAACTCGATTTAAAATATCTTGAAAAAGTGCTTCCTTATATTCATCAGCTGTGGGGACGCGCAGTGCACATGGAGTCGATTCTGGAAGGGAAGCCTGTTTTGTTTACGTATGACGGGAAGGCGATTCACCGTAAGTATTTATAA
- a CDS encoding PCYCGC domain-containing protein codes for MKIKAFLLSSVTAFALLLSACTDQPEEKKTASKEEHADHGEHAASGDIREETKGIGYQPSFLADKPEDMQVIYSAAAKNRELLENIPCYCGCGESANHKNNYDCFVFENKENGAIVWDDHGTKCGVCLEIAAQSVLQLQEGKSIKEIRSEIDEKYKEGYAKPTPTSEV; via the coding sequence ATGAAAATCAAAGCCTTTTTATTAAGTAGTGTAACAGCTTTTGCATTATTACTTTCAGCCTGTACAGATCAGCCAGAGGAAAAGAAAACTGCGAGTAAGGAAGAACATGCAGACCACGGTGAACATGCTGCTTCTGGAGATATTCGGGAAGAAACAAAAGGTATCGGTTACCAGCCATCCTTTTTAGCAGATAAACCAGAAGACATGCAGGTAATTTACTCTGCAGCAGCAAAAAACAGAGAACTTTTAGAGAATATTCCATGTTACTGTGGTTGCGGTGAATCAGCAAACCATAAAAACAATTATGATTGCTTTGTTTTTGAGAACAAGGAAAATGGAGCAATTGTCTGGGATGACCATGGAACGAAATGCGGAGTTTGTTTGGAAATTGCAGCACAATCTGTTTTACAGCTGCAGGAAGGCAAATCAATTAAAGAGATTAGATCTGAAATTGATGAGAAATATAAAGAAGGATATGCTAAACCAACTCCAACTTCAGAGGTTTAA
- a CDS encoding ZIP family metal transporter, whose amino-acid sequence MSIDAAVFIFIFLAILLGCMIGGIFIHTTKGLFRQNETYISLLSGGLLGGLLIFELVPETLGEYNYIGIFAGSTIGIIIMLFVKRFLHQDRFWSSNLSKSTFFFLFISLIIHSLPTGMALGLNIKSDNSFSLLFAVLIHQVPEGAALMGAAMSSKLQFKIFVIFSVLIAAIFAATTYAGMNIHIHSIKLDTIFMGMAIGTLTYVAFIEMLYKGVKEITVQSFFIILLGIFMMKVYFFLV is encoded by the coding sequence ATGTCTATTGATGCTGCGGTATTTATTTTTATATTTTTAGCTATCTTATTAGGGTGTATGATTGGAGGCATTTTCATACATACAACCAAAGGGTTGTTTCGTCAGAATGAAACATACATCAGTTTGTTGTCTGGAGGACTTCTAGGTGGACTTTTAATTTTTGAGTTAGTTCCGGAAACACTCGGGGAATATAATTACATTGGCATTTTTGCAGGCAGTACCATAGGGATCATCATCATGTTATTTGTTAAGCGATTTTTACATCAAGATCGTTTTTGGTCATCTAATCTCTCGAAAAGTACATTCTTCTTTTTATTTATTTCTTTAATTATCCACAGTTTACCAACAGGGATGGCATTAGGTCTTAATATTAAAAGTGATAATTCTTTTTCACTTTTATTCGCCGTTTTGATTCATCAAGTACCTGAGGGTGCAGCGTTAATGGGTGCAGCCATGTCTTCAAAGCTGCAGTTTAAGATCTTCGTTATCTTTAGTGTTTTGATTGCTGCAATTTTTGCTGCTACAACATATGCAGGTATGAATATTCATATTCACTCGATTAAATTGGATACCATATTTATGGGTATGGCTATAGGAACCTTAACCTACGTTGCTTTCATTGAAATGCTGTATAAAGGCGTAAAGGAAATAACAGTTCAATCATTTTTTATTATTTTACTAGGTATTTTCATGATGAAAGTCTATTTTTTCTTGGTTTGA
- a CDS encoding twin-arginine translocase TatA/TatE family subunit codes for MVGPGSIVLIGAMALIIFGPKKLPELGRAVGTTLKEFKQSTKGIIDDGNDDVKEDGKEK; via the coding sequence ATGGTAGGACCAGGTAGTATTGTTTTAATTGGAGCGATGGCATTAATCATTTTTGGACCAAAGAAGCTCCCGGAACTTGGCAGAGCTGTCGGTACAACCCTAAAAGAATTCAAGCAATCAACTAAAGGAATCATAGATGATGGAAATGATGATGTCAAAGAAGATGGAAAAGAAAAATAA
- a CDS encoding ZIP family metal transporter, whose translation MKINWLVTGLIPLFLLLGVLGWVLMNGAGVEKDPAAPIEVLNIEQIKVTESGFELSVSNTGPKSLTISQIMVNDSVWNFRVTPSETLKRFDKGKVSITYPWVEGDPHTIKLITENGIITEGDIAAATLTPETNWENFLNYGFIGFYVGIVPITLGLMWYPFMKRFSRKWINAILALTVGLLLFLFVGTLADGFEIGAEAPSVLQGNMVVIIGAAITFLLLIGFDQYQQKKQEKNGYSPFGLALLMATGIGLHNFGEGLAIGSSFALGEAALGTFLIIGFTLHNITEGIGIAAPLLKSKPRFRDFILLGLIAGAPAIVGTWVGGFIFSPILGALFLGIGAGAILQVIYVITKMLMEDHKKHAEPSVSWLNLSGFTIGILIMYFTAFFVKF comes from the coding sequence ATGAAGATTAATTGGCTGGTTACAGGTTTAATACCATTATTTTTACTCTTAGGAGTATTAGGTTGGGTACTTATGAATGGAGCAGGTGTAGAAAAAGATCCTGCAGCTCCGATTGAAGTTTTGAATATCGAACAAATCAAGGTAACAGAATCCGGCTTTGAATTATCTGTTAGTAATACTGGACCAAAATCATTAACGATCTCTCAAATCATGGTGAATGATTCCGTTTGGAATTTCAGAGTCACACCCAGCGAAACTCTAAAACGTTTTGATAAAGGAAAGGTGAGCATCACCTATCCATGGGTGGAAGGTGATCCGCATACAATTAAATTAATTACAGAAAACGGTATTATCACTGAGGGAGACATTGCAGCGGCAACACTCACTCCAGAAACGAACTGGGAGAATTTCCTTAACTACGGCTTTATTGGTTTTTATGTCGGGATTGTCCCGATTACATTGGGATTAATGTGGTATCCATTTATGAAGCGGTTCTCTCGAAAGTGGATTAATGCCATTCTTGCCCTTACAGTTGGCTTGCTATTATTCTTATTTGTTGGAACTCTGGCTGACGGTTTTGAAATTGGTGCAGAAGCCCCTTCTGTCCTTCAAGGAAATATGGTTGTCATTATAGGAGCGGCGATTACCTTCTTGCTGTTGATCGGTTTTGATCAGTATCAGCAAAAAAAGCAAGAAAAGAATGGATATTCACCATTTGGTCTAGCTTTGCTGATGGCGACTGGAATTGGTCTTCATAACTTCGGAGAAGGCTTAGCAATAGGTTCATCGTTTGCGCTAGGTGAAGCTGCTCTGGGAACCTTTTTAATAATTGGATTTACTCTCCACAACATAACGGAAGGGATCGGGATCGCAGCTCCTTTGTTAAAGTCAAAACCTCGTTTCAGAGACTTTATTTTACTTGGATTAATTGCTGGTGCCCCCGCTATTGTAGGTACATGGGTTGGCGGATTTATTTTCTCTCCAATTTTGGGAGCGTTGTTCCTAGGAATTGGTGCAGGAGCCATTCTTCAAGTCATTTACGTCATAACTAAAATGTTAATGGAAGATCATAAAAAACATGCAGAACCATCTGTTTCATGGTTAAACCTATCTGGTTTTACCATTGGAATCTTGATTATGTATTTTACCGCATTTTTTGTTAAATTCTAA